The Coturnix japonica isolate 7356 chromosome 6, Coturnix japonica 2.1, whole genome shotgun sequence genomic sequence TGGTGTAAACGCCAGGCTTGTTTTTCTTCGCACAGCCATCTCCCCAGCTGACAATCCCATAAAGTGTCATCCTGCCATTGTGCTCACAGACCATGGGGCCGCCAGAATCTCCCTGACAATGGAAAAAGAACGTATTAGGATGTTTTCTGTAGATGGAACTTTGATAACAGGGAGCCTGTGattactgtttttctgaattGAAACAAACAGTAGATAAAAGCTAAAATtctcgtgtgtgtgtgtgtgtgtgtgtatatatatatttaatatatatatttagagtACTGTATAAATGGAAGAGAATGTTCAGCTCCTGTTTCAACTACAGCGCAGTCAAGAGTTCTCTAGTCCCCTTAGCTTGCCCAGGTGGAACAATTACTTTGTTACAGCTCATAATCATAGCTGTTAAGGTGGTTGAACAAGGTCAAAGCAAACATGCCCTATTCTGCATCACGTCATTAATCATCCCCCAGCACACTTAAGGCTaactctgttttttcttaagagATGTAttggtcaggctgcccagtgaagGTGGAGGGAAGCAAATCCAGTTTTGAGGAATCTGCATAAGGCCTCAGTATCTTCCTGTTATCCATCTCTTTTAGCCATCCATTATCCCACTGCAGAATTGTACTTAAGATTAAGTAAGTGTAGCTGAGACCGCCTCTGATGTGTTTATCTACCAGCCACTGCCAGAACAAATTGTAACATCTCCAAGAGCAGCAACGATTAAGgcattgcagctgctgctctgtgagagGCTGACCTGGAGGGGTTTACACCAAACTCCATGTTCTTACTTGCTTCCCTGTCTTCAGCCACCCTGAGTCAACTCTACTAGCTATAGTGAATTCCCTCTACTCGAAGACTCTCTTAAGTAGCAGAATTACAAGATGCTGCTATGCTATAGTTGATCCATTCAGTATGCTTCATTTAAAGTCATTTATATGAACAACAAAgatttattattactattattatttttttaccttgCATGCATCTGTTTCCCACGCCGGGTCTCCAGCACAGACCATGTTGTCAGTAACTCTGATACTGTCATAGTATTTATATTTGCAAGCGTCCTGTGATATCAAGTTTACAGTGGCTGACATCAGCCTTTGAGCATAGTAAATATCGTCtaggaaaaaggggaaaaaaggtcATCCTTGAGAGTTGAATGAGGTACATGGAGTAGTAGCAGTGAGTCTCTGGGTCTTGTGAAGGTCATGGTCTTTAAAAAAGTCAACCATTTCCAACAGAGACTAAGTAACAGTTTGGAAAGAATTTGTTCACTTAcaagaattctgttttccataGCCAGCTATTTCACACCGGGTATTGTCGTGCAGGTCAAGGTTCTTCTCTGGCAAGCAGACTGTTCTGACATAGTTGGTTTCTACTGCACACTGTCCAGAAGCTGTTCTTATTCTTACCAAagctaacaacaacaaaacaaaacataagatTACTTAAATTTGTAAAGGAAGTTCTCATTATATGGTTCATCTCATTGCTTTTGGAATTATAAGGATCATTATTTAGTGACAATAATTTTGCATCATTGAGTAACAGAATTCAGGTCATAGGCAAGGGTTCAGTGTCAAGTGCAAGGGTGGCAAGTCCATTCTGTGCATGTTACAAAAACCTATCTGAATTCATTTGTTTAGGGAGAGGTTTGTAAAGCAGGGAGAGACTTCAGGAAATAAGGCTTATTTCAGGGGAACTTTTAGTTAATATGCTACCTAATATGCTAGCTGATATGGCATTCCCTTGCCAAATAATGTAACCTACTGTGCATGCACTGTGTCTCAGTCTACAGTATTTTACTATATGTCAGGTGACACATTTTGCATCTGTGTGTCTGTCTACCTTGTGGCACATGACATGGAATGATCTTGCTCACCACTGACCCAGTTCTTAGAACTACTTGGCTCCTGTTCCCTTCATCTCTGCTCTAGTTGTACATTTATTTGACATATTCCTCAGTGTTTGAAAGGTTCATATTAAGATGACACTTACCAATATCATTATCATTGCCTCCTGTGTAATCTGTAAAGTCAGGATGAGAGATTATTTCATCCACCATGAACTCTTGCTCATGTCCATCAGTAGCATTCAGTACAGACTTTCCAAGCAAGACTTTGTAGACTGACTTATTCGGTTGCCTTTTTGTCCTGTTAAAGTAAAAAGATTCATGAAGGCTGCTATTTCTGAGAGTAGGGTTAACAACTTAAAATCAAGTACCAGTTTGGTTTCATGTTTACTTAAATGCAGACAAGACAAAGCAACAAGAGTGTTGATCAAGTATGCTACAGGAAGGTCTGCTGATTCACCACTTGAGGTGAATAAGCTAGATGTTCATGCACTATGAGAGGCACACCTGGCTAGCTGCTACTCATGTCTGGTATCAGCAGTGAAACTCCCTGGCGGAATGCAAGGAGGATCAGctttccacaagaaaaaaaaaaaaatgcactgaatgTACATCAAGACAATGTTTAGGTTTTAGGAATAGCTAAGCTAAAGAGAAATCCCGGCTCCAATTCAAGCTAAAATTGTTTCAGCTGCATAATCCACCAAGATGTTTGTATTTTGCTAGGCATGGACTTTCAGAGGCTTAAAGTTCACGGCTGCTCCTCTTTGTCTGCTTAAGGTTTGCTCATTCAGAGTGAGGGGAAGATATAGAAAATCTATCAAAGGAAACTGCAGATAGGAAGGATGCAGAAATTCAGAACTTTACACTTACGGATCATAgaagcagtgtgctgctgtAAGCACCCAGCAAGGGTCAATGAGGCTGCCACCGCACAGAAACTGGTCCGTGCCCATCATGTTTTGGAAGATGCCAGCTATCCAAGGCTGAGTCTCAACATCAGCCTGGCTTCCACCAACAATCTTGAAGTACTTGCTGAAGCTTCTTTGGCCACATGTGTGCCCTATGGAAGAGAGTTTTGTACAGATGTTCACATGGCTGGCAAGCATCAACTTTGTGCTAGAAATCCATTGTCTTGAAACCAGTGTCACTTACCACACTTCTCTATAGTGTTGCAAGGTGTTTCTCGAATGGAGTATCCGTATCTTTTGGTGTAGCACCAGGGCCTGCTCCTTCCATTTGGgtttctggaaaataaaggaaatgttctttttttataaacccagttctttaaaaaaggaTAGTATTTTAGAATTCTAACTGGAAAAGCCAAAGGTGTCTTTCTTGTAAGATATGCTGGAGAAACCAATTAATTTTTTGAATACGGAACTGGCAGTTTGTTTTGTCATAAGTGAAACTTCCCTTTGGAGTTGTTAATGTGATACGATGGCTCTGTGAAATTCCCAGCTGTTTCAGTAAGCAGTAAGAACTCCAGGCACTTCAGAGAGTCCCgttccaaatatttttaaattcaagttGATCTCTGAAATATTCTGCTATCCCTTTGGACTTGTAGTATCACTCAAAGCTCTGCTGGTATTGTCACAGGAAGAATGATGCATCATCTTACCTGCAGTAGTTGTGTTTGCCCAGTCCAAGATCCAGAGCATTCTTCAAATCAGCATGGTAGTCGCCCATCCTGATTACTGAAGGAAGGTCCCAATATAGACAACCTGGATCTGCTGCCATTCCTCTGTATGTCTCCCCATTCCCACTGTAGCACATGCTGTCAGtgtctgagaaaacaaacattcgTTAGCAGCATGTTCTGTTTTATAATTgttctgaaacagaagtaaTCTGTGTGGATCACTTTAGTGATAAAGCATGCATGTGTTATATGATAAAAAAGGATGATACAAAACCTGAATTGATTACCTATTCTTATTGGATTTGTTCTCTGAATTTTATGCATGAAATAACATGCTTTAATCCATGCATATTGcttttggtggtttgttttgtgtgtgtgtgtttttgttttgttttctttttttaaagcaatttcagtGTACTTCATGCtataattatttgttttgcttctggaCACTCCTAAACAAGTTTACAAGCTACAACATTCATGAGGAGTGCAAGAACACTTGTAAGGAAGCAGGGACAAGAAAATGCAAGACTCCAATTTTGCTTTGATATTTGGCTGTTTCTCCTCTTCTtgattattattaaaaattgaTGAAGGATATTAAAACTTTCACTTGAGAATCCTTATTTGTGATTTGCTTACATTTCCTGTTCAGTCAGTTAGTTAGTATTAAGGAAATTGGATACTTTACCTATTTCACAGTGAAGCCCACTGTATCCTTCTGGGCACAGGCAACGTTTAATTTGGCTGAAGAAGCGATAGGTAATGCAGGTTCCACCATTCAGACAGTGGCATTCTGCAAATAAAAGACATCATTAGTAAGAGGTGAAACACTTGAGTGGTTGAGTGAAATGCAGTTGCAAAATAAGTTTTAGCTGCATATCACTGAAAGTCATCTCTCTTTGATGAAGATGTAATTGCAGGttctttttatgtttaattaGAACAGATACTTACCTCTATGTTGGGATCTGTGTTTATGTGGTAACTTGTAGTACTGCCTGAGGTAAACCTaaggtaaaaaggaaaaaaattattgaaGGAGGCAGTTCCTTTGACATGTTTCTATTACAACTTCTCCCTCCCCGACTCTCAGGTACTGAGCAGTCCAGCAAAGGTGGAACGTGCTCCAGCTGTCTGTTGTTGGGGACCTTGGTGCTTCATGCTTGTGTATGATAgtcaaaatattcaaaatcGGGTCCATGTCTCCTTTTTCAGCTTTGTATTCAGGAGGGCGAAGACAAATTTAGTGGAGGACCAATACCCTCCTACGTAAAAAGCACCACTGAGTTCTTGATACTCTGTGGTCTGAGTTGCTTTATGAAAAGATAAGTGCTGGATTTCTTGGATACTGTGTGATGTCCTCACTATTTTAACTCTAGAAGACATCTCAGGGAAGAAAGGAATCGGAAGAAACAAAGGGTTCAAATACGCATTTTTCCAGAGGTATATGTGCAGCAGATGTAAatgcaaaggcagcagaaagaagaattaaagtCAGAAGCCCAGCACCCTGTCCAAAGCAGAAGTAtaattgaaaaacagaagtggatctaagtaaaaaaaaacctcctcaCTTATTTCAAAACTTACTGAATCTAGTCCCATGACCAGCGTGCAGAGAGTTATTGTGAGAAAGATGAGTAACTTCATGTTGACAGTTAAGTTCTCACTTTGTTCCTCGTGTTAGTTTTCGTTcgattctgaaaataaaagaggaattcagtgacacgTTGTAGCTTGCAGCATCAGCTTTctcattgctgttgttttaccTGGTTTGAATAACAATACAGTGGGCAGAAGAATTAAGACCTGACTTATCAGTGGAATGTCTGCATATTATTTCCATAAATCAGCTTAGAGGGTATGATTTTATCACTTAAAGCTATTCTGTGCATTTTGAAACACAGCCAGATTTTGCAGAGTTCACACGAGGCAGAGATGGGAGAAATCCATACTCTGGGTAACTGCAGTGTGGACTAGcagtcagaaagcagcagatttaTTTAGCTGCAGTCCAGCTCTTTGTGCTTGCTTAACTGATTATTACTGCCTTGCAGCAAGACTTCTAAATGGTCTGAACATGCATGTTGATGCGTGGGAAGGAACACTCAGCTCTCAGTGcctcctgagctgctgagcCCTTGCGTAAGCCCAGGCACCTCGCTGAGCACTGCAAAGTCCTGAAAGTCTGGTCCCGCGGTTACTGCCTGTATGGTATTAGACAAGCTTAAACCTCTTCTGTCCTGATTTGATGCGtgcagctgcctcctgcagccgAGCACACAAAGCAATCAGCCCAAGAGTGAGCATTACAAATCAGCCTGTAAAAAGGGTAGGGGGAAAGAGATACTGAGTACTAATTTGcttaaaaaaccaacaaatataaaaatgtgcAGTGCAAGTCATGGGAATAAATGCCAGATTATTATTTATGAAACGGAAAAGaatcttctaaaaaaaaatgagtgaaattTAAAAGCCACAGACTTGTACGACACTAGTGAGCAACGCACTGCAGAGCAGGTGCTGGAGTGCAGCTCCGTGCTTTCAGAGGTTTTGCCATCAGACCAATTTTAGATCAGTCTCAAAAACGGAATGACTACAGACAATAGGAATACATCCCTTAAGTTTAACGATGGAGAGGTACAGTGCCTGGACTTTAAGACCCAGGTATGTGAGAGGGACAGTGGGTTTATTTCAAGAAAGACATGGCTCAAAGTGAGCTGCtaatgcagcagcagcctctgctcagaGGCAGGCTTCATAACGTGGGAAAGCAGACTGTGCTTCTCCAATGCAGCTGGGATTGCAGCAGATGTACGTTCTC encodes the following:
- the PLAU gene encoding urokinase-type plasminogen activator, whose protein sequence is MKLLIFLTITLCTLVMGLDSVYLRQYYKLPHKHRSQHRECHCLNGGTCITYRFFSQIKRCLCPEGYSGLHCEIDTDSMCYSGNGETYRGMAADPGCLYWDLPSVIRMGDYHADLKNALDLGLGKHNYCRNPNGRSRPWCYTKRYGYSIRETPCNTIEKCGHTCGQRSFSKYFKIVGGSQADVETQPWIAGIFQNMMGTDQFLCGGSLIDPCWVLTAAHCFYDPTKRQPNKSVYKVLLGKSVLNATDGHEQEFMVDEIISHPDFTDYTGGNDNDIALVRIRTASGQCAVETNYVRTVCLPEKNLDLHDNTRCEIAGYGKQNSYDIYYAQRLMSATVNLISQDACKYKYYDSIRVTDNMVCAGDPAWETDACKGDSGGPMVCEHNGRMTLYGIVSWGDGCAKKNKPGVYTRVTRYLNWINSNMNAVVTKSRSFPEPK